The sequence below is a genomic window from Setaria italica strain Yugu1 chromosome IV, Setaria_italica_v2.0, whole genome shotgun sequence.
tttaattctttttatgtattatttatttcttcttttttatagtaTTCTTTCATCGGATGTTTTTCATCATTCATATTGTCTATCTTGGTATCATATATAGTTAGCTGTTAACAAACACGTAACCAACTTTTTCCACGACAAAATTATTTATTCAAATTGAAGAATAATTCAATGTGAAACTATAGATTTATTTTCTAGAAAAAACTTTAGCCTAATAGTTAGAGCAACTAAGTAGCTCTAGCAAGTTTAAGTTTCTTCgattattttctattttaacATATTATAATGTTTTATAGCATCTTTTTACTTTTTTATAGATTATAGTATTTATGCTATATCGATTCTATTTTAACATATTATAATATTTTATAGCATCTTTTTACTTTTTTATAAATTATAGTATTTATGCTATATcgataatatatttattttcagTGTGCAAGTCTTTTTTCATGACtttatataatttgttcgataGGTATAGTTCTTTTGTTCCATGAGTTCATATAGTTTGTTTGGTAATGTGTTCATATAGTTTTTTCAGTAATGGGTACGTTCATGATATTCAATTTCTATTGTTTGCACTTTAAAATAAATTGTTCGTGATTTGAActatttttgtttattttgtttgtcatatttaattatttgttcGCAGAAAAAATTATTTGTTCGTGACATTCAATTATTTATTCACAATAGCTGAATTTAATTATtccatattaaaaaatatttttcaaattatCTTGTCAAAGTGGagtcttgttttgaagatcttgtCATAACAAATATTATGGTGCATCTGTTCTATCTTTTTTAGAGCAACTGATATTGGGTGCATACTATATATCACATATGCTGCAATTTTCCATGCGTGGGAAAGATGGTGTATGCATACAAGAGGGACAAAACTGATGATGTCATCCCACATGCAAAACCGTTTAGAACTttaaaaaactataaatcttaCACCAaccatcaaaattaaattccgatTGCACAATTAGATTTCTGACAATAAAAGCTTTACAACAATATCCCACTTGGCTATATTTGGACGAACTTTTTTTATTCACATTTTTAATCAAGGTAGCATATTCTGTGAAACATGTACACgtggaacaaattatacaaaccaGTGGAACAAAACAATCATACGCATCGAACAAAAATATATGAACTCAAAAAAGATGTTTAACTTTTTGTTCACGAAAAATAGTTATTTGTTCGTACAAAATATATGAACTCAAAAaacatgtttaattttttgttcACGGAAAATAGTTATTTGTTCGTGGTGTTGGAGCATTTGTTTGCAATATTCATAACTAATTAATccgtattaaaaaaatatttttaaaaaatattcttCAAACATAGTTATGTTTTGAAGATCttgttataaaaaaattaatggtATAATCAAAATTTGATTTGAAGTTCTAGTTCAAGAGTTGACTTTTTAGTTGATCCTCTTGGATGACGTCACCAACTCTAGTGAACTATTATTCCACTCGATTATTTACCCGCACAACCCACTAATCATCACGCGGCCCACCAATATGGCTGCAGATTAGCCACAGAAGGTGATAACGACTGATCTGTCACCTTCTACGATGCATAGCCGCAGCATCAGGGTACGGCAGGTGATGTGGATTAGTGGATACGTACAAGAGGAGCCGTACTGGTAGGATTCGTTTCCAGATGGTAATGGTCGAGGCCGAACTCATGTGGCCATAGTTGTCAGATCACCGACTATGACATGCTGGGCCCGCAACCTAGTTATCTAGTGGGTGCATTGTGATTTGTGAAAGTGTTGTTAGGCAAGTGAAATTTTCATTTCGTTGTTCTACCAATTCATTTAGGCCTCCTTCAGTTTTGCTCTTTCCAGCCGGATCATTTCAGCCCGTCTGAAAACTAGGTCTGAGATGGATTCGTTGTTTGGTTTAGGCCGGCCTGGAAAGTAAACTGGCCCTAAACGGCCTTTGCACCCCTGATCAGCCCAGAATGTTTCCCCATCACGACCCCTCCGGATCTTATCCGGCCGACGAGGCACGCACACGAGGAGGCAACTCGAGGTGAAGGTGGCGGCAGTTGAGGCGATGGCGCGACACGGCCACCACCGTGATGGAGACGGCGACCTCCTTCCATCCGACGTTCACGCTCTCCGTCACCTAGCCATCCCCCTCCCCCACCAAACTCAAACTCCGAGACGGAGATGGACGCCCGAGAAGCTGACGCAGAGGTTCacagtggtggcggcgggtgaGCAGAtctaggccctgtttgtatacgcttttcctagccacgcttagattataatctaagcgaagattttctcgcttctcgcttttcgcttctcgtagttcaaatcgttgaagcggcttaccacataagcgagaatcggtggaaataagcaaagcgtttggcgggattctcgcttattttcaccgataagccgcttataagcggatacaaacggggccCTAGACACCGGAAAAGCTGGAGGAGAGGCCGGATTCATTCTCCATCCAGCCGAACAACAAATTGAAATTGTCGTTTTCTATCCTAGCCTGGAGTGACAGATCACCAAAATTTGGCGACAGACCAGCATCCACTCGATCCTAGCCTGGAATGAAAGAAGTTGTGGAAAAATTCCACTCCTGCCGAACGAGCCCTTAGAGTGTCACCATTTCATGAATAAATAATTACTTTGAATgtaaattttattttgttgttttcttAAGCATGGCTGCAAATGTTTAACTAGACAGTTGATCGGATAATGTTTGGCCACGTGTTAACTATATCGAAGGAATCGAGATATACATTATTTAGGTATACGTTATTGATCTTATACAGCACATCAAGCGTCAAAATTAAAGTACCATTTTGGATGTCTATAGATTATTATGACTTTGTTTTCATAAGCTAATTTCTCCTCCCCTAAGGCTCCCGCTTCCCCTTGTATTCTTCCTCTGAACGCCGTCTGCTCGAATAGTTGTAACCACCTTTGATGgaatgaacattttttttttgcggaatATGGAATGAAGAATTTAGGAGGCTTGGCCCCATtagttcttcaaaaaaaaaaatgactgTCTCCAAAAGTTTGAATCAAAAAAAAGCTAAAGTGAGCTATAACTTGAAATGGAGAGAGCTGCTTCAaatttaataaaatataaatctGTCATATCATATATAAATGATTTCGGAAGACACATAGTATGTGCTAGAATCATCAAATTGGACCATATATTCCTGGCCAACTCTATCATTTTGTGTAGTTTATATAGAATTTATAAATTTTGGAACAAGAGTTTGATTGCTAGAAAAAAATGTAGTAGTAATTCAGGAAATGAACATATGTAGTGACCCCAGCGTAGGCCTGCTGGCCAAGAAGGTTCCAAAGACGCTGTCATCATCGCCGTTCCATCACTCAGCTCGGCGGTGCCCACTCTGACCCGCAGCTCGGATCACCGTCGTCACCTCCTGCTGCGACTGCTGCAGCACTCCTCGTAACCGCTTGACATGGCCACCCAAATTGGAAGAGGGGGAGGCATCGCAATGGGCATGGGAGTATGGTTGTCGGCTTGTTGCAAGATTCCGGCCATGACAACAAAGGTGTTACACAAAACTAGTCTAGTTATGTCATTATGTGGCAAAAACCACTGCCATGTTTATAGTCGAGGGTACGAGATATTTGGTGACGCGGTTTGGGTTGGGGGTATTAATCAAACCAAGCCATAAACGTTTAAGCATGTCAAATGGACTTCTTTCTAATTTTAAAAGGCGTCACTCATTATGGGCAAGGTGCTCGGGTGCAGGTTTGGTGTGTCAGCTCAGTTGTGAGGAAAAAGTAAAGAAGCTCAACCCATTATCAAACCTTTTTTCCGAAAGGCAACCCATTATCAAACTTGAATCTTAAAGTGATCTTGGATTACTCAGAAAATGAAACATTTGTTGTAAATTTCGAGTACTTCACAAGCATGTAGAGAGAAGAAAAGATGTGTGAGTAAACAACCTACGCGAGTCATAACTCATACTCCCtttgtcccaaattactattcgtttcagcttttttctaggtacatagcttttgctacgtatctagacatagtatatatctagatgtacaGTAAAGTATATACActggaaaagtcaaaatgaattgtaatttgggatggagggagtaagtaATAACCGTGGCCAATGACggccaaaaaaacaaaagactAGCCAAATAGTCGTTTCTGCTCTATCTCACTTTAAACTTTAACCGAAGTCCATAAGCAGTAGGTTAATTTGAACGACTTAATTTTACATACAGCACTTTGAGTGTGGTCAGGTCTCTCGGTGGCCCAACAACCTAGCTAGAAACTGCTACTACTCCCCATATGCATGGGCCATGCGTGCATTCCGTCTGATGACTTGGTCCACTGCCCCGTCGTGGTCCACTTAATGCCTTGGCCCAACCAACAACAGAATAAATATCAAAGAAAAGCACAAAagggaaaataaataaaataataaatatggTATACAAGCACCCTCTGATGACCTTACCTCAACATTAATGATGGGGAAGGAATAGATTAGTGAAGATCAGGATGTGTTGAaatcaccttttttttcttttcctggtGCTTCCAAACTTTTCACTTTTTAAAAAGTAAAAACAGAATCAAGCAATGTCATGGGACATATATAAATGTTCAAAATGATCTTTAATACTTGGTACATATTATTATGTTTCTTTCATTATTGTGTACACTATTCTGATAAAAATGTAAAAGATGAATATTGTTGCTGTTCAAAGTTATGTAATTTTGGCATGAGCGCAATACCCTTGTCTTATGTAATCTATCAACCATTAGATTTGGTAGTGCATTTGATGTGTTGACCTGCTAGTACAAAAGCTGAAGTAAGTTTTTCCTTTAGTCACTTTACTACTAGCAAATGATGCAAGAAGCCTCAACTCGGTACTAATAACTCTGCAGGGTTAGTCCTTATTATTCCACTTGATGTTTCTGGTAGTCCTCTGAGCAGACACTATTTTCTATGTCATTATTTGCAGGCTATTTTTACTATTGGAGTACTGGTCCTTTATCTTGGGGACCTGAAGGATCCCTCATGTTCTACAAACAACTATCCTTACTATGTGAAGAATATTTTGAATCCAGAACGGTAGAATCACTTTGTGAGCATGGCAATGTTTCGCAGGAAAATGATCCCCTCCTTTGGTTGCATAGAATGCAAAAATTAGGTTTGTCCTCCAGGCTAAGTTTACATTCGAATGTTTTTGTTTTGTAGTATGCAAACTTTTGTTTCTGATGTTCATAGTTTGCTGTGGACTTCCTCAACCTATTATAGCGGATGTTTCCCTTGGGGTGTTGCTCACTAATTATGATTTTCAGGTGTGGTTGATGATGAAGACAAACTTTCTGGTATCACCATATTTTGGGGAGCTTACTCTTCTGAGGTGAAACTAGATTACGAGGAGGGAGAgcttctggaaaaaaaaaaagaaggcaaaCTACCACATCCTCAGAAAAGAATGATAGTGGAATTATCTGGAATGAATGACCACCTGCCACGCAACGGCGATCTCTAGCTCTGCGGAAGCACCCGCCCCAGACATCCTCTGGCTGCCTACACTTACGGGATTCATGAGATTACAGCAATAGAGGCCTCCTGGTGCCAATGACAATTCAACAAGATACCATTCCCACGATCAAGTGCCTTTGAGCCCAAAACTTGAATGTCACATTTGCATTCAGACGAGATGGAGAAGGCCATCTCGCCACGGTAGTCCGCCATCGGATAACGGTACCTGGACCACTACAGAGCAGGTCGGGCTTGGAGATACTGGCACGCCATTTCAGGGACAGAGACAGCGACAACAAGCATGACAGCAGGCACTACCACCAGCAGGCACTACCACCATCTCAGATGAATCAAAGATGCAGCTGATTTGCACCATCGATTGCTGAAGAATACACCACGGGACGTCTTCAATCTGACATAGCAGCAGCCGTGTTCTTTTTCTGGAGTTTTCGAGATTTCCTTTGCTTGTTTCCGTATAATTTGCAGCACAGCTCCCAGATGCATAGTACAATACTACTATGCACTGGCGACTGGCATTCCTTAGCTGTGTCTGTGTTGTATCACCTACAAATGCTTGCTCATTTTTATTGACATTGGACATACTGTAGAACACGAGTCTTAATCCTGTTTGTGGGCGAAAAAAGGAAGGTGGATTATTCATGCATGCCTACTAAAAAGCGCAGTAGCAAGATTCTAGCTTCACTGCTCGGTAAAGACTAAAGACTACAGGGGATAGAGATACAGAAGGGATGATAGCTACTGCTCACTATCAGTATCACAGCTCTTTATCTTTGGCTCTCAGGTTGGCGATGGCAATGGTACTAGTAGAAGGCAGCTAGCTGCTGCATGCTACACTGACAGAGTGACAGGATAGCCCTTCCTTTTTACTCTGTTCTGTTCATCTCTTTTGCAGAGCACGTACATGCgagtgatgatgatgctggcAGCTGTGCAGAATGTGAAACCTTGGGGTTATGGTGGTGCATGGTCATGGCCAGAATTTGCCTTTTTATGCGTGATCGTGTTACCTCGAGTGGCAAGCTGTCAAAAAAAGTTGGTCTTGTTACAGGTTTTGTAAGCTGATTTTGGTAGGTAATACGACGGTAGTTTTTGCACGAATTGGGTTGATGTTCTTTGTGTGGGTGATTATACCGAATAAGTTTAGTTATTCTTTGCTTGACCTAATCACCTGAGCATTGTGAGTTTATTGCTAAATTGTGTTTGattcttgagctaaagtttagtccatatcacattgaatgttcggaggctaattaggaggactaaacatgagttaattataaatacacagatggaggctaattcgcgagacattCTATATTCCCTAGAGAAATCATGATTAGATTTGTTCACTGTTATGATTATCAGCAATTTGGACGGCAATTAGGTGAACCGGTTCCCATGTCATTGGTAGCAATGTTGTGGGGATAAATCATGATGGATCACAGGATGGCATGCTAATGGCAACCCACATCTCATGTAACCTTCACAACTTCATCACCTTTTACTTATAGACAAAAAAAACACTTGAACTTTCAAACCCCAGGGTTGNNNNNNNNNNNNNNNNNNNNNNNNNNNNNNNNNNNNNNNNNNNNNNNNNNNNNNNNNNNNNNNNNNNNNNNNNNNNNNNNNNNNNNNNNNNNNNNNNNNNAGCCTAATTAaatcatgattagcacatgtttactgtagcatcatattgtcaaatcatggactaattaggcttaatagattcgtctcgcgaattagcctccatctgtgcaattggttttataattaatctatatttaatatttttaattagtatctaaacatttaataTGACagcaactaaaatttagtcctagGAACCAAACGGAACCTAAATACACGCAGTAGGAGTGTAGGGTCACTGGAGCACACAGATCTCTTTTGCCTGGCTAGTCACAACTAAAGGTACTTGGCTTGATGCTACCTACCATTGCAACAAAGCACACCTTTTCCGTTCTCCTAAGATTGTCTTTGTGATTTGACCAAGTAATATAAATTGTTATTAGAAGAATACAATAGAGTTGTGGCTCTTTTCTTGAGGAACAATAGTCTCTCTAGATGCTTCTAGATTTAGCTTCACTGGCCAACTCTTTCTCTCCAAATCGAACCGTTCTCCATTGTGTACACAACTGCAAGTTTCACTGTTAAAATACAAGCTTCCGCTGCTACGGAAGACTTTAAAAAGGCGTGTATTTTGACGCTTGTTTCTATGATGATCCAATAATTGATTGAACAAATATGCTCGATTGGTGGCCGAATATTTAAACCCCCCCAGGGGCCTTCTGATCATGATTACCACTCTTTAATCCCCGTTTCAGTGATCTTGAGATATCTCGTCGCATGCACATGTTTATGAGCTTTCTGCTGGTTTGGTTTTCTTAATATTTTGGACATATCGATCTCAATGATGTGATCCTCCACTGTCGACATACAAACACATAGAAAATCAACCCACTAAACGGAAACTCCATCGGCGAGACGGCATTGACGAGATCTTTGTTCATCGAGAGCCAATTTCAACGTGATGATGACACATTAATCTACATCGCTTTCTGCGTCAGTGTTTGGCAAATGTGTGTATTCAAATCTGACTTAGATATACACAATTCCATCATTGCCAGCTTCAGCATGATGCTGATGtgaatgttttcttttttccgaACAATATGCTGATGTGAATGTGATCAAATGTACATGTCATGGAACAATGCACGGAATCTGAAAAGAGAACGCTCATCAACGTATAACATGCACATTTTCAGCAGGCCATGCATGGGTGAATTGAAAAGATGAATTATGTAAACTAGAAATTAGCTAAGAACTTGAAATTCTATCAGATGAGTCTTTTTTTGGAACATTTGAGTCGGTGTAATAATAATTCAGACAATGacattgattgatgatttgaGCCAGGGGCCGATGAGGGACGAAGCTCATGATTGTAGATTGTAGATACgcataaccttttttttttaacaagaaTTGCGCAATTACAGGAAAGGAGAGCTACACCTACACGAAGCGGAAAGGAGGCCTGCGTGCAATGTTGCAGACTGCGCACGTACGTCACTTGGCAACGCATGCCAGTAATCCGTCGCGGCGCATGTCAGTGTCGTGCGTCGCGTTGCGCCTCCCGATGCCTTGTCTCGCTGTCTCCTTCTTCCTCGCCCCATCGTCGCCATGAAAGCGAAAGCGAAACAGTTAAATTCCAGCGCTTTGTCTGAATGCACATCATCCCTGCGCCCTGCTTTGGTGCCAATTTGGTGGGCGTAGGTCCGTCTGCTCtgccaactctctctctctctctccgtccctctctctctcccctgtgCGTGTGGTCCGGCGGTAAGTATTAATGCAGGTTTCCGCGGCGGTAGCTGCACCCCTGCCCGCCCTTCTGCTGCACGTCCAAAGCTAACGGATTCTTCTGTCACGCTGCATGCTAAAGCTGCCACTCTCTCAGTCTCTCTCTGCTCCCCTCCCTTCCAGTCTCTCTCCGCTGCGACACGAGCTCCGTTTTCATCATATACTGCCAGTgctctgccgcgccggccgtctTGCACGCAGTCACGCAAGCACATGTACGAGAGCTGAGGCTGATCAATCAgctgcccgcgcgcgcgccatgGCAAGAGCCTTCCACGCAgcgtccccggcgccggccgccgtgccggcgTCGCCGCTCCCGTCCTCCAAGaacaccaccaccggcctcgcCAACCTGCAGTGGCTGCTCAGGAAGCGCCCCAACAAGGTGCAGCACGGCCGGCCCGTCGAGAATCATCAAGAggccgacgacgatgacgagTGCGCCTCCATGTTCGCCGGCGCCACGCCCTACATCGCGCCCGGCGCGGGCCCGGACgacgcgacgccgccgtgcaaGGCgacgaggcgcggcggcggcgaggcgctgtCGCGGCTCCGGTCGGCGATCCTGGCCGTtctggcgcgcgcgcggcgcgggcgtggGGCCGGCGGGCGCCGGGCCATGGGCTCCTCCGTCACCGGCACTATcttcggccgccgccgcgggcgtgTCCACCTGGCGCTGCAGACCGACCCGCGCGCCCCGCCGGCGCTCCTGTTGGAGCTCGCCGCCTACTCCACCGGCGCGCTCGTCAGGGAGATGGCGTCCGGCCTCGTTCGCCTCGCGCTCGAGTGCGAGAAGGCACGGCCTCCACATCAGCAAACAACAGGTTACCCATCGAACATCGATCGATCGACGATGCGTGTTCCTTGCCGTTTTTGCTTTAGATTCACCATTGCAGCGATATCAATTATCTGTTGGCATCGTCCACGCACGGCGACGTCCGGCTTGCATTTCAGGTGACCACCACCAGAGGCGGCCAGCGAGGCAGGGGGTGCTGCTGGAGGAGGCGACGTGGCGCGCGTACTGCAACGGCCGCAAGTGCGGGTACGCCGTGCGGCGGGAGTGCGGCGCGGACGAGTGGCGGGTGCTGCGCGCCGTGGAACCCGTctccgtcggcgccggcgtgctCCCGGACGGCGAGAGCAGCGCGGCTCTCGCGGgcacgggcgccggcggcgagggcgaccTGATGTACATGAGGGCCAAGTTTGAGCGGGTGGTGGGGTCCAGGGACTCGGAGGCGTTCTACATGGTGaaccccgacggcggcggcgggcccgaGCTCAGCATCTACCTCCTCAGGGTCTAGACGGCAAAGACGTTGCTTCTTAATTTGTTTGCATGTTTGCAAAGACCTTGTGTTAGTTATTATGAATATGGGGTTGTGACTTGTGCATGTTTGGTTGTGTTTGGCTTTGTGCAATATCTGTGGTTAATTTGATCATTTACCACTGACTCTACTTACATTATTACTCACATATTCGATTAACTTCGGCTTTTGTGTTGGATTAATCCGTAGCGAACCATTAAGGAGTTAATGACAGTAGGTTACACTTTGTTGTACAATGTAATGTTGTTAAATGTAAGATATACATTGCCTCCCCGCGCCCCTTTGATTTtacttgtaatttttttttaccgaaatCAGTTTTTATATATTTCGTATCTATTTAATTCGCTTCCATAAGAGTCAGAACTAGGTCCGTTGGATCCTACTTAGATGCTCTAACCACCAGACTAGAGACGCTTTCACATTGGTAAAAACTTTCTTTTATGTAATTTTATTTAAATAATATATACTCTAATTTCCTTTTTCAAAGAAACATCTTACTTCAACAAGGTTTGTAGTACGGAACAATTGAAGTTTGCCCACCTCCGTAAAATAAGTACTTTTTGAATGGGGCAAATCACAAAAAGAAACAAGAGCAACTCACATGATGGTTTATACAACCAATCATGGCACTTTATTGCAATTGTATATTATGTATGCCTCTGAACTATGTATGTAAAATCTTCATGTGAACTTATTCTTAGGttacaaataaaatattcaTGGTTCAACTCACATGTGTATACACCTTCCTTCCATTATCTTGCAATTGTAATTATGTACATTTCTAAAATCTATAGAGAGCTAACAGAGTATAGTACAAAACATGGACTGTGCATATGCAAACTTTTTATTATCAGATATTCTTATGTTCTCTTAGAGTACAAAAGCTTGATGGTTGGATTCAACTATGGAGACAAAATTCGACGAAAATGTGTCTAGATGGTAGCATGCTCTTTTTCGTAATCATACCTAGAACTAGGAGAATAACTACCGTTTGGAAAACTTTGTCCATCTTTTGAATATATAGAGAGATGTTTCTAGCTATACAAACTCCAAAATTTCAAATACTAGTCAATATTCCTAGTGTTTTATTAACCACGTT
It includes:
- the LOC101760957 gene encoding uncharacterized protein LOC101760957 — encoded protein: MLKLPLSQSLSAPLPSSLSPLRHELRFHHILPVLCRAGRLARSHASTCTRAEADQSAARARAMARAFHAASPAPAAVPASPLPSSKNTTTGLANLQWLLRKRPNKVQHGRPVENHQEADDDDECASMFAGATPYIAPGAGPDDATPPCKATRRGGGEALSRLRSAILAVLARARRGRGAGGRRAMGSSVTGTIFGRRRGRVHLALQTDPRAPPALLLELAAYSTGALVREMASGLVRLALECEKARPPHQQTTGDHHQRRPARQGVLLEEATWRAYCNGRKCGYAVRRECGADEWRVLRAVEPVSVGAGVLPDGESSAALAGTGAGGEGDLMYMRAKFERVVGSRDSEAFYMVNPDGGGGPELSIYLLRV